A genomic stretch from Mycobacterium malmoense includes:
- a CDS encoding cytochrome P450: protein MTTTAHIDLSDFTLWHNGFPDELFAELRRSRPLFRHDLTPGVAKIGIQRDFWITTKHRHTVRLHRDADSFTAVDGPLIQPVGMFSAYPTIINMDPPELNKRRKLISNAFNPRAIAKLEDGIRARAARMIDHLLAEGGGDWITDVADALPMTVIGDIIGIPESDRPRIFDCLDRILKANAVGARPSWQDYTDLYATIFGYAMELTADKRRNPTDDIWSTLATAVITGEDGEQFSLPANELEFFFFVLAFAGSDTTKNALAAGVQAFVRNPEQIERYREREALRPSAIEEVLRWASPVAYWTRTAKVDVEMDGQRIARGERVVSMLRSANRDEEVFDSPFTFDIGRQPNPQVAFGGGGPHHCLGAMLARAELRAVFDELLLRCDGIELGPATVAHPNLLTNMSIYDEMAISLSERR, encoded by the coding sequence ATGACGACGACGGCTCACATCGACCTCTCCGATTTCACGCTGTGGCACAACGGCTTTCCGGACGAGCTGTTTGCCGAGCTACGACGCAGCCGGCCGCTTTTCCGGCACGACCTCACCCCCGGTGTCGCCAAGATCGGCATCCAGCGCGACTTCTGGATAACCACCAAGCACCGGCACACGGTGCGCCTGCACCGCGATGCGGATTCGTTCACCGCGGTCGACGGTCCCCTCATCCAGCCGGTCGGCATGTTCTCGGCGTATCCAACGATCATCAACATGGATCCGCCGGAGCTGAACAAACGCCGCAAGCTCATCTCCAACGCGTTCAACCCGCGGGCGATCGCCAAACTCGAGGACGGCATCCGGGCGCGCGCGGCGCGGATGATCGACCATCTGCTCGCCGAGGGCGGCGGCGACTGGATCACCGACGTCGCCGACGCGCTGCCGATGACGGTCATCGGCGACATCATCGGCATCCCGGAATCCGACCGGCCGCGAATCTTCGATTGCCTGGACCGCATCCTGAAGGCCAACGCGGTCGGCGCGCGGCCGAGCTGGCAGGACTATACCGATCTCTACGCCACCATCTTCGGGTACGCGATGGAGCTCACCGCGGACAAGCGGCGCAATCCCACCGACGACATCTGGAGCACGCTGGCGACCGCGGTGATCACCGGCGAAGACGGCGAGCAATTCAGCCTGCCCGCCAACGAACTCGAGTTCTTCTTCTTCGTGCTGGCGTTCGCCGGCAGCGACACCACCAAGAATGCGCTGGCCGCCGGGGTGCAGGCGTTCGTGCGGAACCCGGAGCAGATCGAGCGGTATCGCGAGCGGGAGGCGTTGCGGCCCAGCGCCATTGAGGAGGTGTTGCGCTGGGCGTCACCGGTGGCGTACTGGACGCGCACCGCGAAGGTCGACGTCGAGATGGACGGCCAGCGCATCGCGCGGGGCGAGCGGGTGGTGTCGATGCTGCGTTCGGCGAACCGCGACGAGGAGGTCTTCGACTCACCGTTCACCTTCGACATCGGCCGTCAGCCCAACCCGCAGGTGGCGTTCGGCGGTGGCGGACCGCACCACTGCCTGGGCGCCATGCTCGCGCGCGCGGAACTTCGCGCCGTGTTCGACGAACTGCTGCTGCGCTGCGACGGCATCGAACTCGGCCCGGCCACGGTGGCCCACCCGAACCTGCTCACCAACATGTCGATCTACGACGAGATGGCGATCTCGCTGTCCGAGCGGCGATAG
- a CDS encoding ferredoxin — translation MRVTVDENLCEANGFCESLAPEVFELGDADVVQIADGPVPPRLEIDVRAAVDQCPKAALRLSD, via the coding sequence ATGCGCGTGACGGTCGACGAGAACTTGTGTGAGGCCAATGGTTTCTGCGAATCGCTCGCCCCGGAGGTATTTGAACTGGGCGACGCCGACGTGGTGCAGATCGCGGACGGCCCGGTGCCGCCGCGCCTGGAGATCGACGTGCGCGCCGCGGTGGACCAGTGCCCCAAGGCCGCGCTGCGGCTGAGCGACTGA
- a CDS encoding CaiB/BaiF CoA-transferase family protein, producing MSRASESRPTPLHELRVVEISDRIAGGYCGKLLVDAGARVRKIEPPQGDWSRRYSATCSPVADGDASPFFSYLNAGKRSLTCAPDSERYRAELAAADVVVVTAGRSRAAALGVDPRRLLAESPRAIIVTISDFGWAGPHADRAASEFTLQAWAGSPGFRGDPAGPPISIGGDLGEYMGGVYAAFGALAARRRVERGGPGEHLDLSMLEAMTAMQSSEWLHSQLLRVPPIRRTLEVPSIEPAKDGYVGITMVTGQQWLDFCAMVECPRLEEIEQLRFQIGRWQYRDLIREQIHPWLAERTVDEVVELGQLFRLPIAALGNGSTIRDMEYVRQRGVFVRNPAGFGQPRPPWLMSACAPAPVRDTPAPGEGNDESPWRRSTSEPEPASHGLPLAGVRVVDLTAFWAGPAATHLLAAFGADVIKVESIQRPDGIRYSGGMRTDVDDWWEYGWVFHAMNTNKRSVTLDLGSSEGRRLFLKLAAGADVVIENFSPRVMDQFGLTADVLLDVNPRLVVARMPAFGLDGPWRERVGFAPTMEQIAGLAWVTGLPEAPPVTPRGACDPLAGVHAAFAVLAALNFAERTGSGQLVELPMLETVLNATAIQAIESEVFGVTLSRRGNRGHGESIQNIYRCAGSDDDWIAVTVRDDRQWRALVDVMGRPDWCDESLATVAGQRERADDVDRRLRDWFAGQPRESAVERLAGAGIPAAPVVSPSLVTENPQLLDRGFFEALDHPSTGAGLYPCPPFAKLAGQDRWLLRPPPRLGEHNDEVLRERCGLTDEELANLAASGVIGTRPKGV from the coding sequence GTGAGTCGCGCGTCCGAAAGCCGGCCGACACCGCTGCACGAGTTGCGTGTCGTCGAGATCAGTGACCGGATAGCCGGCGGTTACTGCGGGAAGCTGCTGGTCGACGCCGGGGCGCGGGTGCGGAAAATCGAACCGCCGCAAGGGGATTGGTCGCGGCGGTATTCGGCCACCTGTTCGCCGGTCGCCGACGGCGATGCGTCGCCGTTCTTCAGCTACCTCAATGCGGGCAAGCGCAGCCTGACGTGCGCTCCGGATTCCGAGCGCTACCGCGCCGAACTGGCCGCCGCCGACGTCGTGGTCGTCACCGCCGGCCGGTCGCGGGCCGCGGCGCTGGGCGTCGATCCGCGGCGGCTGCTGGCCGAGTCGCCGCGGGCGATCATCGTCACGATCTCCGACTTCGGCTGGGCCGGGCCGCATGCCGACCGCGCCGCCAGCGAGTTCACCTTGCAGGCGTGGGCGGGCTCGCCCGGCTTTCGCGGCGATCCCGCGGGGCCGCCGATCTCGATCGGCGGCGACCTGGGGGAGTACATGGGCGGCGTGTACGCCGCGTTCGGCGCGTTGGCCGCGCGCCGCCGCGTCGAACGCGGCGGCCCCGGCGAGCATCTCGACCTGTCCATGCTCGAGGCGATGACCGCGATGCAGAGCAGCGAATGGCTGCACTCGCAGCTGCTGCGCGTGCCGCCGATCCGCCGCACGCTCGAAGTGCCGTCGATAGAGCCGGCCAAGGACGGCTACGTCGGGATCACCATGGTCACCGGCCAGCAATGGCTCGACTTTTGCGCGATGGTCGAGTGCCCGCGGCTGGAGGAGATCGAACAGCTGCGTTTCCAGATCGGCCGATGGCAATACCGCGACCTGATCCGCGAACAGATCCATCCGTGGCTGGCCGAACGGACCGTCGACGAGGTCGTCGAACTCGGGCAACTGTTCCGGCTCCCGATCGCGGCGCTGGGCAACGGCTCCACGATCCGCGACATGGAGTACGTGCGGCAGCGCGGGGTGTTTGTCCGCAACCCCGCCGGCTTCGGCCAGCCCCGCCCGCCGTGGCTGATGTCGGCGTGCGCGCCCGCGCCGGTGCGCGACACCCCCGCTCCCGGCGAGGGCAACGACGAATCACCGTGGCGCAGAAGCACATCCGAGCCTGAGCCGGCGTCACACGGATTGCCGCTGGCGGGCGTTCGCGTCGTCGACCTGACCGCGTTCTGGGCCGGGCCCGCGGCGACCCACCTGCTGGCCGCGTTCGGCGCCGACGTCATCAAGGTGGAGTCGATACAGCGGCCCGACGGCATTCGCTACTCGGGCGGGATGCGCACCGACGTCGACGACTGGTGGGAATACGGCTGGGTGTTCCACGCCATGAACACCAACAAGCGTTCGGTCACACTGGATTTGGGCTCTAGTGAAGGACGTAGGCTGTTCCTCAAGCTGGCGGCCGGCGCCGACGTCGTCATCGAGAACTTCTCCCCGCGCGTCATGGACCAGTTCGGGCTCACCGCCGACGTGCTGCTCGACGTCAACCCCAGACTCGTCGTCGCCCGGATGCCCGCGTTCGGGCTGGACGGCCCGTGGCGCGAGCGGGTCGGATTCGCGCCCACCATGGAGCAGATCGCCGGCCTGGCCTGGGTGACCGGGCTGCCGGAGGCCCCGCCGGTGACGCCGCGCGGCGCCTGCGATCCGCTGGCCGGCGTGCACGCCGCGTTCGCCGTGCTGGCGGCGCTGAACTTCGCCGAACGCACCGGATCCGGGCAGCTGGTCGAGCTGCCGATGCTCGAAACCGTGCTCAACGCCACCGCGATACAGGCGATCGAATCCGAGGTCTTCGGGGTGACGCTGAGCCGGCGGGGCAACCGCGGCCACGGCGAGTCGATCCAGAACATCTACCGGTGCGCCGGCTCCGACGACGACTGGATCGCGGTCACCGTGCGCGACGACCGGCAATGGCGCGCGCTGGTCGACGTGATGGGTCGACCCGACTGGTGCGACGAGAGCCTGGCCACCGTCGCCGGCCAGCGGGAGCGAGCCGACGACGTCGATCGCCGGCTGCGGGATTGGTTCGCCGGGCAACCGCGGGAATCGGCGGTGGAGCGCTTGGCCGGCGCCGGTATTCCCGCCGCGCCCGTGGTGTCGCCGTCGTTGGTGACCGAGAATCCCCAGCTGCTCGACCGGGGCTTCTTCGAGGCCCTGGACCACCCGAGCACCGGCGCGGGCCTTTATCCGTGCCCGCCGTTCGCCAAGCTGGCCGGCCAGGACAGGTGGCTGCTGCGTCCGCCGCCGAGGCTGGGCGAGCACAATGACGAGGTGCTGCGCGAGCGGTGCGGGCTGACCGACGAAGAGTTGGCGAACCTGGCGGCCAGCGGGGTGATCGGGACCCGTCCGAAGGGCGTCTAG
- a CDS encoding FadR/GntR family transcriptional regulator — translation MTALGIGPDARRRLSAPRIAEIVADELRRQIIDGELADGDLLPRQEVLVEQFNVSLVSLREALRILETEGLVSVRRGNRGGAVVHAPAKTSAAYMLGLLLQSESVEVADLGMALQELEPACAALAAQRPDRADTLVPELKRVNDSMAEHLDDGRLFTEIGRQFHDLIVRGCGNHTIIAVVGSLETLWTSHEQQWADESAARGTYPSLAKRRAVLSTHVKLAETIAEGDVDRARRIAGRHLADTQTYVLSGRPDQRIYALSPQALSRSGSRPRDMRRP, via the coding sequence ATGACCGCCCTGGGAATTGGCCCCGATGCCCGTCGCCGATTGTCGGCGCCGCGGATCGCCGAAATTGTAGCCGACGAGTTGCGCCGCCAGATCATCGACGGCGAACTCGCCGACGGCGACCTCCTGCCCCGCCAGGAGGTGCTCGTCGAACAGTTCAACGTCAGCCTCGTCTCCCTGCGGGAGGCGCTGCGGATCCTGGAAACCGAGGGGCTGGTCTCGGTCCGGCGGGGCAACCGCGGCGGCGCCGTCGTGCACGCGCCGGCGAAGACCAGCGCCGCCTACATGCTCGGCCTGCTGTTGCAGAGCGAGTCCGTGGAGGTCGCCGACCTGGGCATGGCGTTGCAGGAACTCGAGCCCGCCTGCGCCGCGCTGGCGGCCCAGCGCCCCGACCGCGCGGACACGTTGGTGCCCGAACTCAAGCGGGTCAACGATTCGATGGCCGAACACCTCGACGACGGTCGGCTGTTCACCGAAATAGGCCGCCAATTCCACGATCTCATCGTCCGGGGCTGCGGAAATCACACGATCATCGCGGTGGTCGGCAGCCTGGAGACGCTGTGGACCAGTCACGAACAGCAGTGGGCGGACGAGAGCGCGGCGCGCGGCACCTACCCGTCGTTGGCGAAGCGCCGCGCGGTGCTCAGCACGCATGTCAAGCTCGCCGAGACCATCGCGGAGGGTGACGTCGACCGGGCTCGCCGGATCGCGGGTCGCCATCTCGCCGACACGCAGACCTATGTGCTGTCGGGCCGGCCCGATCAACGCATCTATGCCCTTTCGCCGCAGGCCCTTTCACGTTCGGGGTCCCGCCCGCGCGACATGCGGCGCCCTTGA
- a CDS encoding SDR family oxidoreductase produces MSPRTALVTGGSGGIGKGCGRKLSELGYDVVLAARREGPLRAAAEEIGARHVVADASDPDGFSAAISAVETVDLVVHAAGALGGTYARKQTLEQWRAIMSANLDSCFVVTAAALPRMRAGSRFVFISSSAAHEPMPARTAYSASKAGMNAFARALALEVDRDGISVHVVTPGPVETEMLQDVPFEMYAIRVSDVAEAVAWLDTVDPSVDLPEIRLSAVQRGPFARPPIVPTEARRRRKT; encoded by the coding sequence ATGTCCCCGCGAACCGCGTTGGTCACCGGCGGCAGCGGCGGGATCGGAAAGGGGTGCGGCCGCAAGCTCAGCGAGCTGGGCTACGACGTGGTGCTGGCCGCACGACGCGAAGGACCCCTGCGGGCGGCCGCCGAGGAGATCGGTGCGCGCCATGTCGTGGCCGACGCATCCGATCCCGACGGGTTCTCCGCCGCGATAAGCGCTGTGGAGACGGTCGATCTCGTCGTTCATGCGGCCGGCGCGCTGGGCGGAACCTACGCGCGCAAGCAAACCTTGGAGCAGTGGCGGGCCATCATGTCCGCCAACCTGGATTCCTGCTTCGTGGTGACCGCCGCCGCGCTGCCGCGGATGCGCGCGGGCTCGCGGTTCGTGTTCATCTCGTCGTCGGCGGCGCACGAGCCGATGCCGGCCCGGACGGCGTATTCCGCATCGAAAGCCGGCATGAACGCGTTCGCCCGCGCCCTGGCGCTCGAGGTCGACCGTGACGGCATCAGCGTGCACGTCGTCACCCCGGGCCCGGTGGAAACCGAGATGCTGCAGGACGTTCCCTTCGAGATGTACGCGATCCGGGTGTCCGACGTCGCCGAGGCCGTCGCCTGGCTGGACACCGTCGACCCGTCGGTCGATCTGCCGGAGATCCGGCTCAGCGCGGTGCAGCGGGGTCCGTTCGCCCGGCCGCCGATCGTGCCTACGGAAGCCCGTCGCCGGCGAAAGACTTGA
- a CDS encoding LLM class flavin-dependent oxidoreductase, giving the protein MVEWYLFLPQVRLSAADIAERARHAEASGFDGMAFIDHLEAPGLPDENIWEAMGIATWVAAKTERLRIGHLVLCDAFRHPAVLAKQAVTLSDASNGRFELGLGAGSWPAEFTRFGVGQQDPVARVEQLGRHLELIRQYWGDAAGDTAQAPRRSHPIPLVLGGTGPRMMKLVRSYADWWNLPANHLDRLPELAPAAGTARVSVQQMVGFVRSGGDPNAVRDVSTRRFGTLGSGLVCGDADELIRHFTGLAAQRVERFYVWFADFAVPDSLHEFGESVIKSFAGDGLP; this is encoded by the coding sequence ATGGTCGAGTGGTATCTGTTCCTGCCGCAGGTGCGGCTATCGGCGGCCGACATCGCGGAACGGGCCCGCCACGCCGAGGCCAGTGGTTTCGATGGGATGGCGTTCATCGATCACCTCGAGGCTCCCGGGCTCCCCGATGAAAACATCTGGGAGGCAATGGGCATCGCCACCTGGGTGGCGGCCAAGACGGAGCGGCTGCGGATCGGCCATCTGGTTCTGTGCGACGCCTTCCGCCACCCCGCCGTCCTCGCCAAACAGGCCGTCACCCTCTCCGACGCGTCGAACGGCAGATTCGAGCTCGGCCTCGGTGCGGGATCATGGCCCGCCGAATTCACCAGATTCGGCGTAGGCCAGCAGGATCCGGTCGCCAGGGTCGAACAGCTGGGGCGCCACCTCGAGCTGATCCGGCAGTACTGGGGCGACGCCGCGGGCGACACCGCCCAGGCCCCGCGCAGGTCCCATCCGATACCGCTGGTCCTGGGTGGCACCGGGCCTCGGATGATGAAACTCGTTCGCAGCTACGCGGATTGGTGGAACCTGCCGGCCAATCACCTCGATAGGTTGCCCGAGCTGGCCCCGGCGGCGGGAACGGCCCGGGTGTCGGTCCAGCAGATGGTGGGCTTCGTCCGGTCCGGCGGCGATCCGAACGCCGTGCGCGACGTGAGCACCCGGCGATTCGGCACCCTGGGGTCGGGGCTGGTGTGCGGCGACGCCGACGAGCTGATCCGGCACTTCACCGGCCTGGCCGCCCAGCGCGTCGAGCGATTCTATGTCTGGTTCGCCGATTTCGCCGTCCCGGATTCCCTGCACGAGTTCGGCGAATCGGTGATCAAGTCTTTCGCCGGCGACGGGCTTCCGTAG
- a CDS encoding acyl-CoA dehydrogenase family protein, producing MDVGLSSEQLSLRDAVRDILRAECPPDAARQALTDPERWRAPWKTIVDLGWTELAAPAGDYGPVELAVVLEECGAALAPIPLLSSVGLAAGALRGSGLDAVLADIAGGAVATLAVHSPGSRLPGAPATLRDGRLRGRAVAVPNASRAELIVTLATAGDGVMVAVARCDSSSGVTIAAGESTDPAQPVADVEIDAEPLATAPVDLESALTAPLVAAAADLVGVASAALHRSVEHAKARRQFGTPIGAFQGIKHALADNYVGVERARSLTYAAAARLGDLGAAPADAWTAAALAKAAAGDAAANCARTAVQVHGALAQTWEHDIHLYVRRAWQGAAMLGDSRALYHEVGRRFAGGAR from the coding sequence ATGGATGTCGGTCTGAGCTCGGAGCAACTGTCGCTGCGCGACGCCGTGCGCGACATCCTGCGTGCCGAATGTCCGCCCGACGCCGCCCGCCAGGCCCTGACGGACCCGGAGCGCTGGCGCGCACCGTGGAAGACCATCGTCGATCTCGGCTGGACGGAACTCGCGGCACCCGCCGGCGACTACGGACCCGTCGAGCTGGCGGTGGTTCTCGAGGAGTGCGGCGCCGCCCTGGCGCCAATCCCGTTGCTCAGCAGCGTCGGTCTGGCCGCCGGCGCTTTGCGCGGTAGCGGCCTCGACGCGGTGCTCGCCGACATCGCCGGCGGCGCCGTCGCCACCCTGGCGGTCCACTCCCCCGGGTCTCGGCTCCCCGGCGCGCCGGCGACGCTGCGCGACGGACGCCTGCGCGGGCGGGCCGTCGCGGTCCCCAACGCGTCTCGCGCCGAACTGATCGTCACGCTCGCCACGGCTGGTGACGGCGTCATGGTCGCGGTCGCGCGCTGCGACAGTTCCAGCGGGGTGACCATAGCGGCGGGCGAGTCGACCGACCCCGCCCAACCGGTGGCCGACGTCGAGATCGACGCCGAGCCGCTGGCCACCGCGCCCGTGGACCTCGAATCCGCGCTGACGGCGCCGCTGGTCGCCGCCGCCGCGGACCTGGTCGGCGTGGCGAGCGCCGCCCTGCACCGCTCCGTCGAGCACGCAAAGGCACGTCGCCAGTTCGGCACGCCGATCGGCGCCTTCCAGGGGATCAAGCACGCGCTGGCCGACAACTACGTCGGCGTGGAACGCGCCCGCAGCCTCACCTACGCGGCGGCGGCCCGCCTCGGCGATCTCGGGGCCGCGCCCGCGGATGCCTGGACCGCGGCCGCGCTGGCCAAGGCGGCGGCCGGCGACGCGGCGGCCAATTGCGCGCGCACCGCGGTCCAGGTGCACGGCGCGCTGGCGCAGACCTGGGAGCACGACATCCACCTCTACGTCCGGCGCGCCTGGCAGGGCGCGGCGATGCTGGGCGACAGCCGCGCGCTCTACCACGAGGTGGGCCGCCGTTTCGCGGGGGGCGCGCGATGA
- a CDS encoding acyl-CoA dehydrogenase family protein has protein sequence MTTMDYDLGEDAGRLRNHLREMISHHIPADFLGACTEDPQDLATTETFCKLLASEGLLALAWPKEHGGGGGSIWQQTVLREEMWAQHEPRGPQYMGINWVGPALMRYGTAEQKAKHLSAIASGDVIWCQGFSEPEAGTDLVSLRTRAVPGGDGWRITGQKVWTSYAQMASWCVLAACTDSDAPKAKRLTLFLLPMDRPGLTVRPIPSMLGPHHLNEMFLDDVPAYPGDVLGEPGDGWRVMREALAFERVGIARYARCESLLDRVRAGLGDDWDLLPESIRARWVRALIDLRVARLLAYRAISLQDDPSAGAAASAARIATTTCDQQVAELLFDVLGPAALDSGASAPLHGAIEDHWRYAQAATVASGTIEVQRMLVARDVLGEHR, from the coding sequence ATGACGACGATGGATTACGACCTCGGCGAGGACGCCGGACGACTGCGAAATCACCTGCGGGAGATGATATCCCATCACATCCCCGCCGACTTCCTCGGCGCCTGCACGGAGGATCCGCAAGACCTGGCCACCACCGAGACGTTCTGCAAGCTGCTGGCCTCCGAGGGGCTGCTGGCGCTGGCGTGGCCGAAAGAGCATGGCGGCGGCGGTGGTTCGATCTGGCAGCAGACGGTGCTGCGCGAGGAAATGTGGGCCCAGCACGAGCCGCGCGGTCCGCAGTACATGGGAATCAACTGGGTCGGCCCGGCGCTGATGCGTTACGGCACGGCCGAACAGAAGGCCAAGCACCTGTCGGCCATCGCGTCCGGAGACGTGATCTGGTGCCAAGGCTTTTCCGAGCCGGAGGCCGGAACCGACCTCGTCTCGTTGCGCACCCGCGCCGTGCCCGGCGGGGACGGGTGGCGCATTACCGGCCAGAAGGTGTGGACGTCGTACGCCCAGATGGCGTCCTGGTGCGTGCTGGCGGCCTGCACCGATTCCGACGCGCCAAAGGCCAAGCGGCTCACGCTCTTTCTGCTTCCGATGGACCGGCCCGGTCTCACCGTCCGGCCGATCCCGTCGATGCTCGGACCGCATCACCTCAACGAGATGTTCCTGGACGACGTGCCGGCCTACCCCGGCGACGTCCTCGGCGAGCCCGGCGACGGCTGGCGGGTGATGCGCGAGGCGCTGGCCTTCGAGCGGGTCGGCATCGCGCGCTACGCGCGCTGTGAATCGCTGCTGGACCGGGTGCGCGCCGGGCTGGGCGACGACTGGGACCTGCTTCCCGAGAGCATTCGGGCCCGCTGGGTGCGGGCGCTCATCGACCTGCGGGTGGCCAGGCTGCTGGCCTATCGGGCCATCTCGCTGCAGGACGACCCGTCGGCGGGCGCGGCCGCCAGCGCCGCCCGCATCGCCACCACCACCTGCGATCAGCAGGTCGCCGAGCTGCTTTTCGACGTGCTGGGTCCGGCCGCGCTGGACAGCGGCGCGTCGGCGCCACTGCATGGGGCGATCGAGGACCATTGGCGCTACGCGCAGGCGGCCACCGTCGCGTCGGGCACCATCGAGGTGCAGCGAATGTTGGTGGCGCGGGACGTCCTGGGGGAACACCGGTGA
- a CDS encoding acyl-CoA dehydrogenase family protein: MKTELPQDISDFAAVAAKRLARLGGPQAALRAESDDGIRDAARAALRDVGTFELDVRSAADDLLAAAVLCQAAGANALPYPLVEELLALDGARLALVNPEAPRIDHGDLPGGWIAADLDGTRYLVRPGARTGAKLGPFLVPVTLSAPDGTVPAADVNLHLVLGSWRILGAVQRSLKIVTEHVRARIQFGKPLADFQAVRFAVADAAVAVRGLHELAKYTICRPESLPAQVHSADALVLRCKAADTARQVLRTSHQLLGALGFCDESDISVLDRHTQPLIRLPLGTEALALRLIPDVRDGHLETLFSGPVSA; this comes from the coding sequence GTGAAAACCGAACTGCCACAAGATATCAGCGACTTCGCCGCCGTCGCCGCCAAGCGGCTCGCCCGCCTGGGCGGGCCACAAGCGGCGCTGCGCGCCGAGAGCGACGACGGCATTCGGGACGCGGCGCGCGCGGCCCTGCGCGACGTCGGGACGTTCGAGCTCGACGTGCGCTCGGCGGCCGACGATCTGCTGGCCGCGGCGGTGCTGTGCCAGGCCGCCGGCGCGAACGCCCTGCCCTATCCCCTCGTCGAGGAGCTACTGGCGCTCGACGGCGCCCGGCTCGCCCTGGTCAACCCCGAGGCTCCGCGCATCGACCACGGCGACCTGCCCGGGGGCTGGATCGCCGCCGACCTGGACGGCACCCGATACCTCGTGCGGCCCGGGGCGCGGACCGGTGCCAAGCTGGGACCGTTCCTGGTGCCGGTCACTCTGAGCGCACCCGATGGGACCGTCCCCGCCGCCGACGTCAACCTCCATCTCGTGCTGGGATCATGGCGGATTCTGGGCGCGGTGCAGCGGTCCCTGAAGATCGTCACCGAACACGTGCGCGCCCGGATTCAGTTCGGCAAGCCACTGGCGGACTTCCAGGCCGTCAGGTTCGCCGTCGCGGACGCCGCCGTCGCGGTGCGCGGACTTCACGAACTCGCGAAATACACCATCTGCCGACCGGAATCGCTGCCGGCACAAGTGCATTCGGCCGACGCGCTCGTTCTCAGGTGCAAGGCCGCCGATACCGCGCGGCAGGTGCTACGCACGTCACATCAGCTGCTCGGCGCCCTGGGTTTCTGCGACGAGTCCGACATCAGCGTGCTCGACCGGCATACCCAACCGCTGATCCGGTTGCCGCTGGGCACCGAGGCGCTCGCCCTGCGGCTGATACCCGACGTCCGCGACGGCCACCTGGAGACGCTATTCAGCGGGCCGGTATCGGCATGA